Proteins encoded together in one Ipomoea triloba cultivar NCNSP0323 chromosome 4, ASM357664v1 window:
- the LOC116015603 gene encoding uncharacterized protein LOC116015603 produces MSQDDSQNVFAHDYDDLIEDEFCVSEGGSPNRSDDAQQVRARPVAPTQSVPSQILLKKRKIQTDDSTSSKVKETSTSKSITPSGDYVELDPKGAFATPVEISPKEEEQLADLIGEGIRYEVDRRLTNIVSCHYKKWIGVHLDSLKAGMRIPLDPFLVDFVNYYGIVPSQVAPNGHRILACFPQICARHQVPCTIDLFNFLHLVKTMGKNCHPSFVIIQCRGLFGKVSGLPDNNRKWRGKFLRVFLKDGVPFKNEWSRRMRKCVLPPETLEIKDAVEKISSECYSWDNYHSPEALAAAHLPPPMYGVQRQVVPDGHLAMDLDPDLEEFVGAGGKSSFGIDQSQSSKITLKRKSAPSDHHETDQLPIGPPPSSSSIAPVPSTSLGKRPLGEVEVETKVPGSTLATNREMPRLAEEGPPHVRALVRGTADLPKMFNLLSELGPPPASVVSDTNEEVAAKMAQHLSYVANTSTELFMRCQLYAMKREEESQAFKATMRDLENQLESYRARVAQLEESLKQYPKSDQFRRDAIAHFASHPTEIPGLLSTLCPSEEAALPLFHMFRDDPVISKMLRRVAGWGYHKGKKGMQQNLYRTLEAALPDDWEEVRVVLPADLTPPGPEPFSKPSTSSIDPSATSSCN; encoded by the exons ATGTCGCAAGATGATAGCCAAAACGTTTTTGCCCatgattatgatgatttgaTTGAGGATGAATTTTGTGTGTCCGAGGGTGGGTCACCGAATCGTTCTGACGATGCTCAACAAGTGAGGGCTCGTCCTGTCGCCCCCACACAATCTGTCCCTTCACAAattcttttgaagaaaaggaaaatccaAACGGACGACTCCACTTCGAGCAAGGTGAAAGAAACCTCGACGAGCAAAAGTATCACGCCAAGTGGTGATTATGTCGAGTTGGATCCCAAAGGAGCTTTTGCCACTCCGGTTGAAATATCTCCCAAGGAggaggagcaacttgcagatTTGATTGGAGAAGGGATCCGTTACGAGGTTGACCGACGCCTGACTAACATCGTTTCTTGTCATTACAAGAAATGGATAGGTGTCCATCTGGATTCGCTGAAAGCTGGTATGCGTATCCCCCTTGATCCTTTCCTTGttgattttgtgaattattatgGCATAGTTCCAAGCCAAGTGGCGCCAAATGGTCATCGTATACTTGCGTGCTTCCCTCAAATTTGTGCACGTCATCAAGTTCCTTGCACGATCGATTTGTTCAACTTCCTCCATCTTGTAAAGACTATGGGGAAGAATTGCCACCCCAGCTTCGTGATCATTCAATGTCGCGGGTTGTTTGGAAAAGTTTCTGGTCTGCCTGATAACAACCGTAAGTGGAGGGGGAAGTTTCTTCGAGTGTTTTTGAAAGACGGGGTGCCTTTCAAAAATGAGTGGTCTCGTCGAATGCGCAAGTGCGTGCTACCACCTGAGACTTTAGAGATCAAGGATGCAGTCGAGAAGATTTCATCGGAGTGCTATTCTTGGGATAATTATCACTCTCCAGAGGCATTGGCTGCAGCTCATCTACCCCCTCCGATGTATGGGGTTCAACGTCAGGTTGTCCCAGATG GTCATCTAGCAATGGACCTTGACCCTGACCTTGAGGAATTTGTAGGTGCTGGGGGGAAGTCGTCATTCGGTATTGATCAGTCTCAATCATCGAAGATCACTCTGAAAAGGAAGTCCGCACCATCTGACCACCACGAGACCGACCAGTTACCCATTGGACCCCCTCCGTCTAGTTCTTCTATCGCTCCAGTTCCTTCTACGTCATTGGGCAAGCGTCCTCTAGGTGAGGTTGAGGTTGAAACTAAGGTTCCTGGTAGTACACTCGCAACCAATCGTGAGATGCCTCGACTTGCGGAAGAGGGACCCCCTCACGTACGTGCACTTGTTCGTGGGACGGCTGATCTACCAAAAATGTTCAACCTACTGTCCGAGCTAGGCCCCCCACCTGCGAGTGTCGTCAGTGATACCAATGAAGAGGTCGCCGCAAAGATGGCCCAACACTTATCCTAC GTTGCAAACACAAGCACCGAGCTATTCATGCGGTGTCAACTATATGCCATGAAGCGGGAAGAAGAGTCACAAGCATTTAAAGCCACGATGAGGGATTTGGAAAACCAACTTGAGTCTTATCGCGCGCGGGTGGCCCAGTTGGAGGAATCTTTAAAGCAATATCCGAAATCCGATCAGTTTCGCAGGGACGCCATTGCTCATTTCGCCTCTCATCCGACCGAAATACCTGGTCTGCTCTCTACTCTGTGCCCATCTGAGGAAGCTGCTCTACCTCTATTCCACATGTTTCGGGATGATCCAGTGATATCAAAGATGCTCCGTAGGGTGGCTGGCTGGGGATACCACAAGGGAAAAAAGGGGATGCAACAAAACTTGTATCGCACACTGGAGGCTGCCCTTCCGGACGACTGGGAAGAGGTCCGTGTTGTGCTACCCGCCGATCTGACACCTCCTGGTCCAGAACCATTCAGCAAGCCTTCAACAAGTTCGATTGATCCTTCTGCAACATCCTCATGCAATTAA